In a single window of the Gossypium hirsutum isolate 1008001.06 chromosome A13, Gossypium_hirsutum_v2.1, whole genome shotgun sequence genome:
- the LOC121212224 gene encoding zinc finger protein ZAT10, which produces MALEALTSPATPFTNKYDDVDNNYVETWKKGKRSKRQRGDSPAAVELQPTTEEEYLALCLIMLARGSSGADRDVIRRSSSSSSPPPPPPALKLSYKCSVCDKAFPSYQALGGHKASHRKPLSADAATTTAAVNVDNPSTTSTATTITSSGRLHECSICHKSFPTGQALGGHKRCHYEGGNNNNKNNNNSGSVSVSVSGVTSSDGGALSHNHRAVDFDFDLNLPALPEFSQMYPDEEEVQSPLPTKKPRLLIAKKEKLDSSLAQDLELN; this is translated from the coding sequence ATGGCGCTTGAAGCTCTGACCTCGCCGGCGACGCCTTTCACCAACAAATACGATGACGTGGACAACAATTACGTCGAGACATGGAAGAAAGGCAAGCGTTCGAAGCGCCAACGCGGCGACTCTCCTGCTGCTGTTGAACTTCAACCCACCACCGAAGAAGAGTACCTCGCTCTTTGTCTCATCATGCTCGCTCGCGGCTCTTCCGGTGCTGATCGTGATGTTATTCGTCGGTCTTCCTCTTCGTCGTCACCGCCTCCGCCGCCGCCTGCTTTGAAGTTGTCTTACAAGTGTAGTGTTTGTGACAAGGCGTTCCCTTCTTATCAAGCTTTGGGCGGTCATAAAGCCAGCCACCGCAAACCCCTTTCCGCCGACGCCGCTACCACCACCGCCGCCGTCAACGTCGATAACCCATCAACAACCAGCACCGCCACCACCATCACCAGCAGCGGTAGGCTTCACGAGTGTTCCATCTGCCACAAGAGTTTCCCTACGGGCCAAGCCTTGGGTGGTCATAAACGCTGCCACTACGAAGGtggcaacaacaacaacaaaaataacaaCAACAGCGGTAGCGTTAGCGTTAGCGTTAGCGGGGTTACGTCTTCGGATGGGGGGGCGTTGAGCCACAACCACCGTGCAGTCGACTTTGACTTTGACCTCAACTTGCCAGCCTTGCCGGAGTTCAGTCAAATGTACCCAGATGAAGAAGAGGTTCAAAGCCCATTGCCGACCAAGAAACCACGTCTCTTGATCGCCAAGAAAGAGAAACTGGATTCTTCATTAGCACAagatttagaattaaattga